One part of the Bacteroidota bacterium genome encodes these proteins:
- the mutY gene encoding A/G-specific adenine glycosylase translates to MLELEFSKNLRDWYRNNGRKLPWRETSDPYKIWLSEIILQQTRVDQGLPYYINFVESFPTIGDFAKAPIDKILRLWQGLGYYSRARNMHTAALQVVQQFDGRFPADFESLKNLKGVGDYTASAIASFAFHLPHPVVDGNVFRFLSRLSGSAVPIDSSLGKKVFAEMAGELFDPKHAAEHNQAMMEMGALICKPKAPLCEECPFHMACHAYIYNEIDRLPVKEKRAKVRTRYFHYFFFTHGSDTFISRRNKKDIWEGLYELPLFEADREDIDIQHIQLPFKLSIAGNQIDGRPSRFRHLLSHQELIVHFWKIKLNTGIKPRGELRSIPLHRLREFAFPQVIIKFLKQEDLV, encoded by the coding sequence ATGTTAGAACTGGAGTTTTCTAAGAATTTAAGGGATTGGTACCGAAATAATGGCCGGAAATTGCCCTGGCGCGAAACATCAGATCCATATAAAATCTGGCTTTCGGAAATTATTCTTCAGCAAACACGTGTAGATCAAGGACTTCCGTACTACATTAATTTTGTTGAATCTTTTCCAACTATTGGGGACTTTGCAAAGGCTCCTATTGACAAAATTTTACGATTATGGCAGGGCCTGGGCTATTATTCCAGAGCCCGAAATATGCATACTGCTGCTTTACAGGTCGTGCAGCAATTTGATGGGAGATTCCCGGCCGATTTTGAATCGTTGAAGAACCTGAAGGGAGTCGGGGATTATACAGCATCCGCTATTGCCTCTTTTGCCTTCCATCTCCCGCATCCTGTCGTAGATGGGAATGTGTTCAGATTTTTGTCGCGTCTTTCAGGGTCAGCTGTTCCTATAGATTCCTCCCTTGGTAAAAAGGTTTTTGCAGAAATGGCCGGTGAACTCTTCGACCCGAAACATGCCGCAGAGCACAATCAGGCAATGATGGAAATGGGGGCTTTAATCTGTAAGCCAAAAGCTCCTTTGTGTGAAGAATGTCCTTTCCATATGGCCTGCCATGCCTATATATATAATGAAATCGATCGGCTGCCGGTGAAGGAGAAAAGGGCAAAGGTGCGGACACGTTATTTTCATTATTTTTTCTTCACGCATGGTTCCGATACCTTTATAAGCCGACGCAACAAGAAGGATATCTGGGAAGGTCTATATGAGCTCCCTCTCTTTGAAGCAGATAGGGAAGATATTGATATACAGCATATCCAGCTGCCATTTAAATTGTCAATTGCAGGTAATCAAATCGATGGACGCCCCTCCCGCTTTCGGCACTTACTATCGCATCAGGAACTGATCGTTCATTTCTGGAAAATAAAATTGAATACCGGGATAAAGCCCCGGGGAGAGCTCCGAAGCATTCCACTGCACCGACTCCGGGAATTCGCCTTCCCGCAAGTGATTATTAAATTTCTCAAACAGGAAGACCTGGTGTGA
- a CDS encoding alpha/beta fold hydrolase produces MKLHYRILGEGVPILILHGLFGMSDNWQSFARSLADNGFKVILPDLRNHGHSPHDPFHTYPLMAQDIAGLIKENHLHSPVVLGHSMGGKVCLQLLNDHPGLIQKCIVVDIAPWRYPIHHREILDALLAVDILQIHSRKEAETVLDDAIHDSGIKQFLLKNLYRKGDNHFAWRFNLNIINQQIEEVGEPTWPRDQISTPVLFIKGEKSGYIDPFRMNEILQWYPNAELVNIPNAGHWVHAEQPQLLLEEVLHFLK; encoded by the coding sequence ATGAAATTACATTACCGGATTCTTGGAGAAGGTGTACCTATATTAATTTTACACGGACTTTTTGGCATGAGTGATAACTGGCAGAGTTTCGCACGAAGCCTGGCAGACAACGGCTTTAAAGTAATTTTGCCCGACTTGCGCAATCACGGGCATTCCCCACACGATCCTTTTCATACCTACCCTCTAATGGCTCAGGATATAGCCGGACTCATTAAGGAGAATCATTTGCATTCACCTGTAGTGTTAGGACATAGTATGGGAGGCAAAGTATGCCTGCAACTGCTGAATGACCATCCCGGATTGATTCAAAAATGCATTGTAGTGGATATTGCACCATGGCGATATCCTATTCATCACCGGGAAATACTCGACGCTTTGCTTGCTGTTGACATCTTACAAATCCACTCCCGAAAAGAGGCGGAAACTGTACTTGATGACGCTATTCATGATTCGGGCATTAAACAATTTTTGCTCAAAAATCTATATCGAAAGGGTGATAATCATTTTGCCTGGCGGTTTAACCTAAACATCATCAATCAACAGATTGAAGAAGTAGGCGAACCCACCTGGCCGCGCGATCAGATCTCCACTCCTGTTTTATTTATTAAAGGAGAAAAATCAGGATATATTGATCCCTTCCGGATGAATGAAATTTTACAATGGTATCCAAATGCTGAACTCGTAAATATTCCGAATGCCGGCCACTGGGTGCACGCGGAACAACCGCAATTATTGCTGGAAGAAGTATTGCATTTTCTAAAATGA
- a CDS encoding SpoIIE family protein phosphatase, producing MIFWQDIIEINSTKILFSECITVKVKNPDRYIKNQRTLFKRSWLEYEYKNYGSPVNISVSGLKIKFKDLFSIVQQHFLSTHVESRTLDLKREKEVIQTEKKALVDSINYAKRIQTALLPSQQKIEEHLGENFILFLPKDIVSGDFYWVETSEDWVLFAGCDCTGHGVPGALISILCINALSRAVNEYGLVKPSLILDKVAEIIVDSLGISGEVKDGMEASLCAFNRKTRELYWSGANCPLWIAREGAVYELMEFKPDKQPIGQVVNRFPYTNHKIHIEKGDVIYLFSDGYADQFGGELGKKLTRKKFKEIVMLQRGKSLKEQQENFLRYHNEYKGRMDQIDDILLMGIKVER from the coding sequence ATGATTTTCTGGCAGGATATAATAGAGATCAACAGTACTAAAATTTTATTTTCGGAATGTATCACGGTGAAGGTGAAGAATCCGGATCGCTACATAAAAAATCAACGGACCTTGTTCAAGCGATCATGGCTCGAGTATGAATACAAGAATTATGGCTCCCCGGTGAATATTTCTGTCAGCGGACTTAAGATAAAGTTTAAGGATCTTTTCAGTATCGTTCAGCAGCATTTTCTTTCTACACATGTTGAGTCACGAACACTGGATTTAAAGCGGGAGAAGGAAGTCATTCAAACGGAGAAGAAGGCCTTAGTAGATTCCATTAATTATGCGAAAAGAATTCAGACGGCATTGTTACCCTCACAGCAGAAGATAGAAGAACATCTGGGTGAAAATTTTATTCTATTCCTTCCAAAAGATATTGTTTCGGGAGATTTTTACTGGGTAGAAACATCGGAGGATTGGGTTTTATTCGCAGGATGTGATTGTACCGGTCATGGAGTGCCGGGTGCACTGATCAGCATCTTGTGCATTAACGCCCTCAGCAGAGCGGTAAATGAATATGGTCTGGTCAAACCTTCATTGATCCTCGATAAGGTGGCAGAAATCATAGTAGACAGTTTAGGGATCAGTGGAGAAGTGAAGGATGGAATGGAGGCAAGTCTCTGTGCATTTAACAGGAAGACGCGTGAATTGTATTGGTCGGGGGCGAATTGCCCGTTATGGATTGCCAGAGAAGGTGCTGTATATGAATTAATGGAGTTTAAACCGGACAAGCAGCCTATCGGTCAGGTGGTAAATCGTTTTCCGTATACGAATCATAAAATTCATATTGAAAAAGGAGATGTCATTTATCTGTTCAGCGATGGGTATGCCGACCAGTTTGGGGGCGAACTGGGGAAGAAACTTACCAGAAAGAAATTCAAGGAAATTGTCATGCTGCAACGTGGGAAATCGTTGAAAGAACAACAGGAAAATTTCCTTCGTTATCATAATGAGTACAAAGGAAGGATGGATCAGATAGATGATATTTTATTGATGGGCATTAAGGTGGAGCGGTAA
- a CDS encoding integration host factor subunit beta, whose protein sequence is MTKAELVNEISTKTGIEKVAVQQTVESMMKVVRNSLINNENVYLRGFGSFIVKKRAKKTGRIITKNATIIIPEHYIPAFKPAKTFTERVKNAHNKKTLPAQ, encoded by the coding sequence ATGACAAAAGCAGAATTAGTAAATGAGATCTCTACAAAAACCGGGATCGAGAAGGTAGCTGTTCAGCAGACCGTTGAGTCTATGATGAAAGTTGTTCGCAACTCGCTGATCAATAACGAAAACGTATATCTCCGTGGTTTCGGAAGCTTTATCGTAAAGAAGCGTGCGAAGAAAACCGGACGTATCATCACCAAGAACGCAACGATTATTATTCCGGAACATTACATTCCTGCATTCAAGCCTGCGAAGACTTTCACTGAGCGTGTTAAGAATGCGCACAACAAGAAAACCTTACCTGCTCAATAA
- a CDS encoding tetratricopeptide repeat protein — protein sequence MKGAQLRVLLISGTILLSVALYFAPSQINKQGKEVKEEKVGSRDEFQPDDLLKSARTSLDSNETKNLDFFEASLKKNGGKDTVLLDGIGRLWDRNGVPAASAIWFERKAEIVQSEQSYLDAAYRYFDSFRMANDTVVRSILVGKAISNYEKVLEINPANLNAKTDLGACYADGTNEPMKGILLLREVITADPNHEMAQYNLGMLSVKSGQLDKAIERFNKVLAINPKRNEIHFFLGQVLLQKGDTAAAVSSYETFIKNANYDVSDVIKLVEELKKKPS from the coding sequence ATGAAAGGTGCACAACTGAGGGTACTTCTCATTTCAGGCACCATTCTGCTTTCCGTTGCTCTTTATTTCGCTCCGTCTCAAATTAATAAACAGGGAAAGGAAGTAAAAGAAGAGAAAGTTGGAAGCAGGGATGAGTTTCAGCCGGACGATTTGTTAAAATCTGCCAGAACATCACTGGACAGCAATGAGACAAAGAATTTGGATTTCTTTGAGGCATCTCTCAAAAAGAATGGCGGCAAGGATACCGTATTATTAGATGGTATTGGTCGTTTATGGGATCGCAACGGAGTTCCTGCTGCTTCAGCCATTTGGTTTGAGCGAAAAGCGGAAATAGTTCAAAGTGAGCAGTCTTATCTGGATGCCGCTTATCGCTACTTCGATTCCTTTAGAATGGCAAATGACACGGTAGTCAGATCCATTTTAGTAGGGAAGGCCATCTCCAATTATGAAAAGGTGCTGGAGATAAACCCGGCGAATCTGAATGCCAAAACCGATCTCGGCGCCTGTTATGCCGACGGAACAAATGAACCCATGAAAGGGATCTTGTTATTACGGGAAGTAATAACAGCCGACCCCAATCACGAAATGGCTCAATACAATTTAGGGATGCTCTCTGTTAAATCAGGACAACTTGACAAGGCCATTGAGCGTTTCAATAAAGTGCTGGCGATAAACCCAAAGCGAAATGAAATTCATTTCTTCCTTGGACAAGTGTTATTGCAAAAAGGAGACACGGCTGCTGCTGTGAGTTCCTATGAAACATTCATAAAGAATGCAAATTATGATGTTTCAGATGTCATTAAATTAGTGGAAGAGTTAAAGAAAAAACCTTCCTGA
- a CDS encoding GNAT family N-acetyltransferase, whose product MNIVVRKGTKDDMPAVHALICELALFEKAPHEVTNTIEDMLVDGFGPHPVFFCLVAEENGVVYGTAVYHLKYSTWKGKGVYLDDIVVTEKMRGKGIGKLLFAEVIRDAKRMQAKQLHWQVLDWNEPAIRFYEKYKANFDAGWINCKLDQSQVENWL is encoded by the coding sequence ATGAATATTGTTGTCCGCAAAGGTACAAAAGATGATATGCCCGCCGTTCATGCTTTGATCTGTGAACTTGCATTATTTGAAAAGGCTCCACACGAAGTGACCAATACTATTGAAGATATGCTTGTTGATGGCTTTGGACCTCATCCCGTTTTCTTTTGTCTTGTTGCCGAAGAGAATGGCGTAGTCTATGGAACAGCTGTTTATCATTTGAAGTACAGTACCTGGAAAGGGAAGGGCGTTTATCTGGATGATATAGTGGTAACGGAAAAGATGCGTGGCAAAGGAATTGGGAAACTTCTATTTGCGGAAGTGATCAGAGATGCCAAACGCATGCAGGCGAAACAACTGCATTGGCAAGTGCTGGACTGGAATGAACCCGCTATTCGTTTCTATGAGAAGTATAAAGCAAATTTTGATGCAGGATGGATTAATTGTAAACTAGATCAATCGCAGGTTGAAAATTGGCTGTAG
- a CDS encoding gliding motility lipoprotein GldD, whose amino-acid sequence MKTGLQVIIISSMLSLFSCGEEVTTPKPRGYYRIELPERKYSLFDPAGCSYKFEIADYIIPVPDTNRLSESCWWYLVMPKINGQIYLTYKPLHGDINKFLDDTHTLVYKHTSRASSIDEQVISFRPGVSGVLYTLGGQAASSTQFYVTDSVHHFLRGAVYFNAPPNADSLAPVQSYVREDILHMLKTLEWK is encoded by the coding sequence ATGAAAACCGGCCTGCAGGTCATCATTATAAGTTCGATGCTTTCACTGTTCTCTTGTGGAGAAGAAGTGACTACACCGAAGCCAAGAGGGTATTACAGAATTGAATTACCTGAAAGGAAATATTCATTGTTTGATCCGGCCGGCTGCTCTTATAAATTTGAAATCGCAGATTATATTATCCCGGTTCCCGATACCAATCGTTTGTCAGAATCCTGCTGGTGGTACCTGGTAATGCCAAAGATTAACGGTCAGATTTATCTTACGTATAAACCACTGCATGGTGACATTAATAAGTTTCTGGACGATACCCATACCCTTGTTTACAAACATACTTCCAGAGCCAGTTCTATAGATGAACAAGTGATTTCCTTTAGACCGGGCGTGAGTGGTGTCCTCTATACCCTGGGCGGACAGGCGGCTTCCTCTACACAGTTTTATGTCACCGATAGCGTTCATCATTTTCTTCGGGGTGCTGTTTATTTCAATGCACCTCCCAATGCCGATTCTCTCGCTCCTGTTCAAAGTTATGTTAGAGAAGATATTCTTCACATGCTGAAAACATTGGAGTGGAAGTAA
- a CDS encoding Rne/Rng family ribonuclease, whose translation MNSELIIDSSTSEVNIALVENKLLVELNKEKKENNFSVGDIYLGRVKKIMPSLNAAFVDIGYEKDAFLHYLDLGSQVQSLIKFMKHTQSGSQAEALLNNFEIEPDIHKAGKVNQILNPNMNIIVQIAKEPISSKGPRITSEVSFAGRYVVLVPFSDVVSVSQKIKSSAERLRLKRLATSIKPRNFGIIVRTVAEGKKVADLDRDVQDLASKWMSLHEQLKTSAPPSKLLGEIDRASTILRDLLSPNFNAIHVNDVRVAEEIKSYIRGIAPDQVDIVKMYKGKMPIFEHFGIDKQIKSLFGKTVNMAGGSYLIIEHTEAMHVIDVNSGGRNKGSGDSQESNAFQTNLMAAKEIARQLRMRDMGGIIVIDFIDMRNTLHRKELFDTLNAEMKQDRARHTILPPTKFGLVQITRERVRPVTDIITVEKCPACDGTGEIKASLLLLDDIENNLRYLCQEQNEKGLTLQTHPYVAAFLKKDFWTMKSFQWQWRKKFKRWIKVEPISAYHIMEFHFLNQQGEEIKL comes from the coding sequence TTGAACAGCGAACTGATCATCGATTCGTCTACCTCCGAGGTAAACATTGCCCTCGTTGAGAACAAACTGCTCGTAGAGTTAAACAAAGAGAAGAAAGAAAACAACTTCTCTGTGGGAGATATCTACCTGGGCCGTGTGAAGAAGATCATGCCTTCTTTGAACGCTGCCTTTGTGGATATCGGATACGAGAAGGATGCTTTTCTGCATTATCTCGATCTGGGCTCACAAGTGCAATCCCTCATTAAGTTTATGAAACATACGCAGAGCGGAAGCCAGGCTGAAGCGCTGCTGAATAATTTTGAAATCGAACCGGATATTCACAAGGCGGGTAAGGTCAATCAAATCCTTAATCCGAATATGAATATTATCGTTCAGATCGCGAAAGAGCCCATCTCCAGCAAAGGTCCTCGCATTACTTCTGAAGTATCTTTTGCAGGACGATATGTAGTACTTGTACCCTTTTCGGATGTGGTTTCTGTTTCCCAAAAAATTAAAAGTTCCGCCGAAAGGTTACGTCTCAAGCGCCTTGCAACGAGCATCAAGCCACGCAACTTTGGCATCATAGTACGCACGGTTGCTGAAGGGAAGAAGGTAGCAGACCTTGACCGGGATGTTCAGGATCTGGCTTCCAAATGGATGTCACTGCATGAGCAGCTGAAAACATCAGCACCTCCGTCAAAGCTACTCGGTGAAATTGACCGTGCCTCCACCATCCTCCGCGACCTTCTCAGTCCAAACTTCAATGCGATACATGTCAATGATGTTCGTGTAGCAGAAGAGATAAAATCCTATATCAGAGGTATCGCTCCCGACCAGGTGGATATTGTGAAGATGTACAAAGGCAAGATGCCTATTTTCGAACACTTCGGCATTGACAAACAGATAAAATCCCTATTTGGCAAGACCGTAAATATGGCCGGTGGTTCCTATCTGATCATCGAGCATACCGAGGCGATGCACGTGATTGATGTGAACAGCGGTGGCCGCAACAAAGGCAGTGGTGATTCACAGGAGAGCAACGCTTTCCAAACGAATCTCATGGCAGCTAAGGAAATTGCACGTCAGTTACGCATGCGCGATATGGGTGGAATCATTGTCATCGACTTCATCGATATGCGCAATACGCTCCATCGGAAAGAACTCTTCGACACCTTGAATGCGGAGATGAAGCAGGACCGGGCTCGTCATACCATTTTGCCTCCAACAAAATTTGGTCTTGTTCAAATCACACGGGAGCGTGTACGACCGGTTACCGATATCATTACCGTAGAGAAATGTCCGGCCTGTGATGGTACCGGCGAGATCAAAGCTTCTCTCCTGCTCCTTGACGACATTGAAAACAATCTTCGCTATTTATGCCAGGAGCAAAATGAAAAAGGACTTACCCTTCAAACGCATCCTTACGTCGCAGCCTTTCTGAAAAAAGATTTTTGGACAATGAAATCCTTCCAATGGCAATGGCGTAAGAAATTTAAACGCTGGATTAAAGTTGAACCCATATCCGCTTATCATATCATGGAATTTCATTTTTTGAATCAGCAGGGGGAAGAGATTAAGTTGTAG
- the ssb gene encoding single-stranded DNA-binding protein produces MSGVNKVFLIGNLGKDPEYRHMEGGIMVAKFPLATTEYFKNKDGQRQDQTEWHNIVLWRGLAEAAEKLQLRKGHMVFIEGKLRTRSWEKDGIKRYATEIIAENMTMLTKRDAQSGGHSGDAATHEPTPPPLNDLGGDLPF; encoded by the coding sequence ATGTCAGGCGTCAACAAAGTATTTCTCATTGGTAATTTGGGTAAGGATCCCGAATACCGTCACATGGAAGGTGGAATTATGGTTGCTAAATTTCCTCTGGCAACAACTGAATATTTTAAAAATAAGGACGGACAACGACAGGATCAGACCGAATGGCATAATATTGTTTTGTGGCGTGGTCTTGCAGAAGCTGCTGAAAAACTCCAGTTGAGGAAAGGGCATATGGTTTTTATTGAAGGGAAGTTGAGAACGCGTAGTTGGGAGAAAGATGGCATTAAGCGATATGCTACTGAAATTATTGCAGAGAACATGACAATGCTGACTAAAAGAGATGCTCAAAGTGGCGGGCATTCCGGCGATGCGGCAACTCATGAGCCCACTCCTCCTCCTTTGAACGATTTGGGTGGTGATTTGCCTTTTTAA
- a CDS encoding lamin tail domain-containing protein, with protein sequence MLSLCLPGTVMSQVVDDFSDGDFNNGRLWTGDSAAFVVMNEVLKLNSTGSDSSFLITDGIQVLDTMEWRFKIRLDFAPSGFNYARYYLCSDSDDLKSPLSGYFLQFGESGSADAVALYKQIGTSISLITRATDSLIASPFDIRIRVLRLPSGQWELWVDYAGGEAFYFQSSGLENSIQPGPYTGWKCIYTSSNADKFFLDDVYAGAYLYDTIPPRIITAAIGSDSLISVIFDEEPDSVSAVNTQHYIIDGGSQPMSVRVDSTNSKTILLLFSQAFSSNGIYQLNVHGIMDSHGNVSPDTQSIQLFIASPAAVSDLVITEIMSDPTSAPTLPPYEYLEIYNRSQKVILLSGYKLSDGSTDAYLPQDTIFPGQYRAYTESSVVSFFHAAGYSGMKGVSGFPTLNNDGDRLKIIDANGSTLDIIQYDVSMYKDPLRDDKGWSLERIDADFPCSDRNNWAASHDPSGGTPGRVNSKAGFFSDTIAPWPVFAFPEDSTTLKVCFSEAVDSVSSNHVQLYNVIDGIGEPSSIFFLEEQSCFTLKFNMPFQPDVFYTLSFDPSIQDCAGNIIKRWNSLQFSIPDSIRPGDIIINEILFNPVDDGSDFVEIQNIGDHSVDLSLLRIAHADPLTGIVDDILPFSLESRLLLPGDFAATTSDNSDLLKRYSIGDIRQLIESSLPSFNDDEGIVVLLNSSFSELERFHYKDDFHFKLLSDPEGVSLERISLLGAVNDSSNWHSAAENLGFASPCALNSQYYDPKKLDEQWLNLAPELFSPDNDGYHDVLGISCKPSRPGYMVALSIYNEFGIPVRKLTQQELIGGEGFWIWDGLSDQGGLQGAGIYVVVLEMFHIDGDTRVIKKAAVLAKKS encoded by the coding sequence TTGTTGAGCTTGTGCTTGCCGGGTACGGTGATGTCACAGGTGGTAGACGACTTCAGTGATGGGGATTTCAACAATGGGAGGTTGTGGACCGGAGATTCCGCAGCCTTTGTGGTGATGAATGAAGTGTTGAAACTGAACAGCACCGGCAGCGACTCGTCCTTCCTTATAACAGACGGTATACAAGTACTGGATACCATGGAATGGAGGTTTAAGATCCGGCTCGATTTCGCTCCTTCCGGATTTAATTATGCTCGCTATTATCTCTGTTCCGATTCTGACGATCTGAAAAGTCCCTTATCAGGATATTTTCTGCAATTCGGTGAATCGGGTTCGGCAGATGCAGTAGCCTTATATAAGCAGATAGGAACGTCTATCAGTCTCATCACACGTGCAACAGATAGTCTGATCGCATCTCCTTTTGATATCCGGATAAGGGTGCTGCGGTTGCCGTCGGGACAATGGGAATTATGGGTTGATTATGCCGGAGGGGAAGCATTCTATTTTCAGAGTAGTGGATTGGAGAATAGTATTCAACCCGGACCTTATACCGGCTGGAAATGTATCTATACCTCCAGCAATGCCGATAAGTTTTTTCTGGATGATGTGTACGCCGGGGCTTATTTATACGATACGATCCCGCCCCGAATCATTACTGCAGCTATCGGCAGCGATTCTCTTATCTCTGTCATTTTCGACGAAGAACCGGATAGTGTTTCAGCGGTTAATACTCAGCATTATATTATTGATGGGGGGAGTCAGCCGATGTCGGTGCGTGTGGATTCAACAAATTCAAAAACAATTTTACTGTTGTTTTCACAGGCTTTTTCCTCAAACGGTATCTATCAATTGAATGTTCATGGTATAATGGATTCGCATGGAAATGTAAGTCCGGATACCCAATCGATTCAATTGTTCATTGCATCACCTGCTGCCGTTTCGGATCTGGTCATTACGGAAATTATGTCTGATCCTACTTCTGCTCCCACATTACCTCCCTATGAATATCTGGAAATTTATAACAGAAGTCAGAAGGTAATACTTCTATCAGGATATAAGCTCAGCGATGGTAGTACTGACGCCTACCTGCCGCAGGATACCATTTTCCCTGGCCAATATAGAGCTTACACTGAAAGTAGTGTGGTGTCATTTTTTCATGCAGCCGGATATTCGGGAATGAAGGGTGTTAGTGGATTTCCAACGCTGAATAATGATGGCGACCGATTGAAAATTATTGATGCGAATGGAAGTACTCTGGATATTATTCAATATGATGTTTCGATGTACAAGGATCCATTGCGGGATGATAAGGGATGGTCGCTGGAACGTATTGATGCGGATTTTCCCTGCAGTGATAGAAACAATTGGGCCGCTAGTCATGATCCTTCAGGAGGAACACCTGGTCGCGTAAATTCAAAAGCAGGGTTTTTCAGTGATACCATTGCTCCATGGCCGGTCTTTGCTTTTCCTGAGGATAGTACTACTTTGAAAGTTTGTTTTAGTGAAGCCGTAGATAGTGTTTCGTCAAACCATGTTCAACTCTATAATGTAATTGATGGTATAGGAGAACCTTCTTCCATATTTTTCTTGGAAGAACAATCGTGTTTTACTTTAAAATTCAATATGCCTTTTCAACCTGATGTTTTCTATACCCTTTCTTTTGACCCGTCCATTCAGGATTGTGCAGGCAATATAATCAAGAGATGGAATTCACTTCAGTTCTCTATTCCTGATTCAATCCGACCCGGTGATATTATTATAAATGAAATTTTGTTTAATCCGGTTGATGATGGTAGTGATTTTGTTGAGATCCAAAATATCGGTGATCATAGTGTAGATCTTTCCCTACTAAGAATTGCACACGCAGACCCACTTACAGGGATTGTGGATGACATTCTGCCATTTTCATTGGAGTCCCGTTTGCTCTTACCTGGAGATTTTGCTGCGACGACTTCAGATAATTCGGATCTTCTTAAACGTTATTCAATAGGGGATATCAGGCAATTAATTGAAAGTAGTCTTCCTTCATTCAATGATGATGAAGGCATTGTCGTCTTGCTGAATTCTTCATTCAGTGAGCTGGAACGTTTTCATTATAAGGATGATTTTCATTTCAAGCTTTTAAGTGATCCCGAGGGGGTTTCTCTGGAGCGTATCTCTCTTTTGGGTGCGGTAAATGATAGTAGCAATTGGCATAGTGCGGCAGAAAATCTCGGGTTTGCAAGCCCTTGTGCCCTCAATTCACAATATTATGATCCAAAAAAGTTGGACGAGCAATGGCTCAATCTCGCACCTGAGTTATTCTCACCCGATAACGACGGTTATCATGATGTACTGGGCATCTCCTGTAAACCATCACGACCCGGCTACATGGTGGCACTTTCTATCTATAACGAATTTGGAATTCCTGTACGTAAGCTCACACAGCAGGAACTTATAGGTGGTGAAGGGTTTTGGATTTGGGATGGACTTTCAGATCAGGGAGGACTGCAGGGTGCGGGTATATATGTGGTAGTTCTCGAGATGTTCCATATTGATGGAGATACAAGGGTGATTAAAAAGGCGGCTGTGCTGGCAAAGAAAAGTTAA
- a CDS encoding ORF6N domain-containing protein, translating into MENRQVEENELIRSIYIIRGCKVMLDQDLATLYGIPTKRLNEQVKRNPYRFPADFMFQLTEDEVESLRSQNATSMIPVASGSPRSLVKNAGSDEISSKGGRRYLPYVFTEHGVLMLSSVLNSKVAIEVNIRIMRVYVRLREILSVHEELSSKIDFLESKIERNSEEIILIFDALQQLNEAPDIKDRVKIGFHSGLAEEELRSYAL; encoded by the coding sequence ATGGAAAATAGACAAGTTGAAGAAAACGAACTGATCCGCAGCATTTATATTATTCGCGGATGCAAGGTCATGTTGGACCAGGATCTGGCTACCTTATATGGTATTCCAACGAAAAGGTTGAATGAACAGGTAAAGCGAAATCCTTATCGGTTTCCTGCCGATTTCATGTTCCAACTGACTGAAGATGAGGTAGAATCATTGAGGTCGCAAAATGCGACCTCAATGATTCCTGTAGCATCCGGAAGTCCGCGGTCCCTCGTCAAAAATGCGGGATCGGATGAAATTTCTTCAAAAGGAGGAAGACGGTATTTACCTTATGTCTTTACTGAACATGGCGTTCTCATGCTCTCGAGCGTGCTGAATAGCAAAGTTGCTATAGAGGTCAACATAAGAATTATGAGGGTATATGTTCGCCTGAGAGAAATCCTGAGTGTGCACGAGGAACTCTCTTCAAAAATCGATTTTCTGGAATCTAAAATTGAAAGAAATTCGGAGGAGATCATATTGATTTTTGATGCCTTACAGCAGTTAAATGAAGCACCGGATATCAAGGATCGTGTAAAAATTGGTTTTCATTCAGGTCTGGCAGAGGAAGAGCTTCGATCCTATGCCCTATAA